acttctctctccatctctcttctaaCAGAAACCCGAATACTCCTTCGACTGGGCCGTGAAGGACGACTATGCCGCTCTTGACTTCGGCCAGCACGAGACCCGCGACGGCTACAACACCGAGGGCAGCTACTACGTGCTGCTGCCCGACAGCCGCGTGCAGAGGGTCACCTACACTGTCCACGGGGACGGCGGCTACGTGGCCACCGTGGAGTACGAGGGCGAGGCTAAGCACGACGCCTACGGCAAGCCCCCAGCTCCCACCTACACTCAGCCCCCGCCTACGGACCCCCACCCACACCAGCCTATGGTCATGCTTAACCTCTGTCACGAATTCCCAAAACAACGTCCCTTTGTTCTTTAAACTCAGTCACTGCTTTTCCTTAAAGAACTATTTATGTACAAACCAACGACTTTATTTATGTAAACGTATTAAACGAGCAAGAAGCAAATTTCAGCACTATTTTCAATTCAtgtctatccttttcttctcctcctcctcgtcatcctcctcttcctcctcctgctcctcctcctcttcctcttcctcttcctcgtcctcctcctcctcctcttcttcctcctcctcctcctcctcctcctcctcctcctcctcctcctcctcctcctcctcctcctcctcctcctcctcctcctcctcctccagtacattGCACGCATTCTTTCCCCGAGGCTCGTACAGTCAGTATTTATGTATAGTTTTATTACTTGGACAATGATAGCTCGTCAGGTGGCCTGACACAACAAACTCGATGAACGTGGAAACCAATAGATTCAATGCACCGACTCTTCTGGTGGCTTCTTATATCAAAATCTGTTGGACAGTGTGGCTGTGAAAGTAAAGCTCTCTACCTAGGAATGTGTTGATGGTGACGTATTTTTTTATGTGACGGGCGCCGCAAACAGAGTATGCATCACATTTTCGACAAGAGTGAACATACAAACAGCTTACACAGCTTACGAAGAAAACGTGATGATGCTCCCCCGCCGACCCATCGCCGCTGCCCGGGGCGTGAATGGGAGGCCGGGAACGCGGCTTTCGACCTTCAATAGTGGGAGGCGTCTCTAAGCCTGAGGCTCACCTGACGTCACCGAGGCGGCGTCACATCCCAGTATATAAGGCGACGCGTCCCCCTCGGTCCTTACATCTCATCATTCACAGACGCCATGGCTCTCAAGGTAGTGCACAACCACCCACCGCTGCCTCCACGCCCTAGTGTTTGCCCTGCAGTGACTCACGCAGCGGCCATAACTCTGGCCGGCCTTTCTTACTCAGGCTTTCCTGAGGCTGCTTGTGATTGCGTGGAGGGCTGTGGACTGGTGCACAGTCCCTCAGAATGTCTCTGCCCAGGACAGATATAAGAGACTTAAAACACAAGCAGGATTTGAATCTGTAGGACGGTATCCTGAAGGACTGGCGCGGCCATTTCTCATGGAGAGGCTGACAGCGAaaataagatgtgtgtgtgtgtgtgtgtgtgtgtgtgtgtgtgtgtgtgtgtgtgtgtgtgtgtgtgtgtgtgtgtaaatcacctcggtcgtctgctagtcaTCCAGCAGACGACCATTACGGatcgaactcagagctcatagaccgatttttcatgtaggactgagaccacaacacactccacacaccggaagagcgaggccacaacccctcgagttatatttCGTACCTATTAACTGCTAGgggaacagggctacacattaagaggcttgcccatttgctcgCCGCTTCCCATGACTCGATCCCGgatcctctcggttgtgagccgagcttgctaaccacttcactacgtggtgtgtaatgtgtgtgtgtgtgtgtgtgtgtgtgtgtgtgtgtgtgtgtgtgtgtgtttgtgtcttggCACACGTCAGCCAATGTTGAcattctcctccttcaggtTGTCCTGCTGTCAGCCCTCGCGGCCGTCACCCGTGCCCACCCCGACATCCCTGCAGCTTCCTATGGCGTTCCTGCTCCCTCCTACCACGCTCCGGCGCCCTCTTACCACGCTCCTGCCCCTGAGGTGAGCACCGTCCATGCCTCACTGTCATTGTCTGTCCCTAACACCCTCGCCGGCGTTGTGTCGTTGTCACGTTCGCTAcaaccttttttcctcctcaggcGCCGCCCAAGTACGACTACAACTACGCCGTCAAGGACGAGTACTCTGGCAACGACTTCGGTGCCCAGGAGGCGCGCGACGGCTACGACACCCAGGGATCCTACTACGTACAGCTGCCCGACGGCCGCCTGCAGAAGGTCACCTACACCGTCAACGGCGACTCAGGCTTCGTGGCCGACGTGACTTACGAGGGCGAGGCCCAGTACCCCCGGGAGAGCTACGCCCCCGCCCCAAAGCCCTCCTACATCCCCGCCTCAGCCTACCAGTGATACCCCTCATCCCGCCGGACGCTGCTACTCTGTTATGGCTATTTATTAAAGGATACTTAACTTCTACATATTTCCTTGTAGTCTACGCAATGTGAATGGTCTCCTCTGAAGCCACAAAGGGAATATGACTGAAAAAATAACagtgatttatatattttgctcTTGTGTCTCATAAAATTCATATTTTTGGAGTTCTAATCGACGATACTGTTTACAGCGCAGTGgcgaaatggggaaaaaaataactttcttACACAATAGTTGCTTTAAATTTGGAGGAAGTGTCTTGCACTCATGAAAAAAGGCCTTTGGtgttgaagaaaaaatgtgaagaaatccACGATATGTAACTTCAGTATAGAACCTGTAGGTCTATCTTTAGAATCTCCTCATTGTACTTTTGTCTTCATCCCAGTCTACAAAATGCTCCCTCGTGTCATACTCTCAGCATGGAGGAATGTGACGTGCGAGCAGCAATGCACTGGGCATCATTAGATGGTGAGGTTAGGCAGACATTGCAGGCCAGTAAGCTGCAGTGACGAGAATTCAAACCCGAGACATAGTGTAAAGTATAGTCGAAGGTATAATAAATTACACTGATAGTTTCGCAGGCTTTAATGGaatataatgatattttttaaagttttagtAGGCTCAATGaggaatcttttttttatgttatggcttatagcgcctgtaggcatacttgaagagtatatgagggaagcgctgttaagcttccgcccattagtgacacaggcaatcttatttataggggtacccatattagggcccatatcaccattcaagctcatctttggtgtatCCCCCTAGAACTAatggtaaagtagtagtagtggtagcaatagagatagtagtaatactaattgtggtagtagtagtagtagtagtagtagtagtagtagtagtagtagtagtagtagtagtagtagtagtagtagtagtagtaaaagtcgtagtagtagtagaaatagtagtaataataaaataactatcatcataatcatcattgcAAAAGAAGCATTAAAAATAGTTATGATTATCACAACCATTGCGTAAGTCTCACTATGGGAAGCCAAGTTGTGATGCATTGTATTGCACACCCTGAGAGGCGCATGTCACGCCAGGGAGGGGATGACGATGCCAACAGAGAGGGCTGACGTGGGTGGGGTGGTCTCACTATAGAATTAAGGGGGCGCTCATACGTGGCAGCATCATTGAATTCATGCCAACTGCCGCAGCAATGAAAATATCAACACAAGCTGACCGTTAAAGGAATAAAGGGAtcagagagagatggtgtaagGGATCAATCCACGTTACGGACAGCAACTTACGATTttgttccattttcctttcatcagtCGAATATTCAGTGCAGTGATCACCCGAGAGTTCACCTTCATTTCCACATCTGTGACCCACCGCTACCTGATCGTCATGTAAAACAGTCTTTCATTCTGGGCG
This genomic interval from Portunus trituberculatus isolate SZX2019 chromosome 10, ASM1759143v1, whole genome shotgun sequence contains the following:
- the LOC123501790 gene encoding cuticle protein 7-like → MSFLKVVAFIALVAAASARPDSGGHGGHAAPAHAAPAHAPAGGYGYTSSSSPPAKPEYSFDWAVKDDYAALDFGQHETRDGYNTEGSYYVLLPDSRVQRVTYTVHGDGGYVATVEYEGEAKHDAYGKPPAPTYTQPPPTDPHPHQPMVMLNLCHEFPKQRPFVL
- the LOC123501793 gene encoding cuticle protein 21-like encodes the protein MALKVVLLSALAAVTRAHPDIPAASYGVPAPSYHAPAPSYHAPAPEAPPKYDYNYAVKDEYSGNDFGAQEARDGYDTQGSYYVQLPDGRLQKVTYTVNGDSGFVADVTYEGEAQYPRESYAPAPKPSYIPASAYQ